A DNA window from Mastacembelus armatus chromosome 11, fMasArm1.2, whole genome shotgun sequence contains the following coding sequences:
- the LOC113126011 gene encoding major histocompatibility complex class I-related gene protein-like — protein MIDGAEMGYCDSDIKTVELRQDWLRTLIKFAPQELEWHVNRCIVTHQLTKAVIEDINLHFNQTGGLHIFQELSGCEWDEETGEVDGYDDFGYDGEDFISFSMKTQTWLYTEQAATYKHKWESGKDGFKDTNFLTNICPQWLKTFLIYGSSSLQRTDLPSVSLLQKTPSSPVSCHATGFYPDKADLFWRKDGEQLHEDVDHGEILPNKDGTFQMRVDLNLSSVRPEDWSRYDCVFQLSGVKNHIVTKLDKDQIRTNWGGDPQFPVAAVIGAVVGLLLLAACISGLFIWRKKNNGFRPVNISDRSDTNVTVEENTPGATTSGEK, from the exons ATGATTGATGGAGCTGAGATGGGTTATTGTGACAGTGACATTAAAACTGTCGAACTCAGACAGGACTGGCTCAGAACATTAATCAAATTTGCTCCTCAGGAGTTGGAGTGGCATGTTAATCGGTGCATAGTAACACATCAGCTTACAAAAGCTGTGATTGAGGATATAAACCTGCACTTCAACCAAACTGGAG GTCTTCACATTTTCCAGGAGTTATCTGGATGTGAATGGGATGAAGAGACTGGAGAGGTTGATGGATATGATGACTTTGGTTATGATGGAGAAGATTTCATATCATTCAGCATGAAGACACAGACATGGCTGTACACAGAACAGGCTGCAACCTACAAACACAAGTGGGAAAGTGGCAAAGATGGATTTAAAGATACTAACTTTCTCACCAACATTTGTCCTCAGTGGTTGAAGACCTTTTTGATCTATGGGAGCAGCTCTCTGCAGAGAACAG accTCCCCTCAGTGTCTCTCCTCCAGAAGACCCCCTCCTCTCCAGTCAGCTGCCACGCTACAGGTTTCTACCCTGACAAAGCTGACCTGTTCTGGAGGAAagatggagagcagcttcaTGAGGACGTGGACCACGGAGAGATCCTCCCCAACAAGGACGGGACCTTCCAGATGAGGGTTGACCTGAACCTTTCATCAGTCAGACCTGAAGACTGGAGCAGGTAcgactgtgtgtttcagctctcTGGAGTTAAGAACCACATCGTCACCAAACTGGACAAAGACCAGATCAGGACCAACTGGG GTGGTGACCCACAGTTTCCTGTAGCTGCTGTCATTGGAGCTGTTGTAGGACTGCTGCTCCTGGCCGCCTGCATCTCTGGACTCTTCAtctggaggaagaaaaacaacg GGTTCAGACCTGTGAACA TCAGTGACAGATCTGACACAAACGTTactgtggaggaaaacactCCAGGGGCAACAACATCTGGAGAGAAGTGA